Proteins encoded within one genomic window of Triticum aestivum cultivar Chinese Spring chromosome 2D, IWGSC CS RefSeq v2.1, whole genome shotgun sequence:
- the LOC123053539 gene encoding pentatricopeptide repeat-containing protein At4g26680, mitochondrial isoform X2 has protein sequence MRPPRTLPLPHFTLPPLAGEDLAFVTALRSHLSSSPELAPSSLSRFLPQLNHLRLSHLLLSPPRVPHDVLSSLLPSPPPPLPFALLLHALTPRRSSELLASLLPSISHHAFPELLHHLILTARLAAGSRGTGAAVPAVEVLFSACARRNKLSQATLTFRAMRAHGLLPRVESCNVFISAALRLKRPEIAVSFFREMRRCCISPNMYTANMVLRAFCALGRVADAATVLDEMPDWGLDRTVVSFNTLIAAYCKEHGGLEHALELKKRMELEGLAPSEVTYNTILHVLCKEGRMQQANRLLSEMKVKRVVPNTVTYNTLIYGYVMHGDNGTAWRVHEGMVKNGVELDIITYNALILGLCRDGKIKKAVHLFQQLDRSKLEPNASTFSALILGHCKAQNSERALQLLNVMKKSGFHPNYDTYKIVISTFYKNKDFEGAVDVMKELLEVCMAPDKALLHEFFEALSKAKKLHLAEGLQLADKGS, from the exons ATGCGGCCGCCGCGCACGCTTCCGCTGCCGCACTTCACTCTCCCGCCGCTTGCCGGCGAGGACCTCGCCTTCGTCACCGCCCTCCGCTCCCACCTCTCCTCCTCCCCGGAGCtcgcgccctcctccctctcccgcttCCTACCCCAACTCAACCACCTCCGCCTCTCACACCTCCTCCTTTCCCCGCCCCGGGTGCCCCACGAcgtcctctcctccctcctcccctcgccgccgcccccgctccccttcgccctcctcctccACGCCCTCACCCCGCGCCGCTCCTCCGAGCTCCTCGCCTCACTGCTCCCCTCCATCTCGCACCACGCCTTCCCGGAGCTCCTCCACCACCTCATCTTGACCGCTCGCCTCGCCGCCGGGAGCCGCGGCACCGGCGCCGCAGTGCCGGCCGTCGAAGTTCTCTTCTCTGCTTGCGCGCGCCGAAACAAGCTCTCTCAGGCCACGCTCACCTTCCGCGCCATGCGTGCGCATGGCCTGCTCCCGCGGGTCGAGTCCTGCAACGTCTTCATCTCCGCGGCGCTCCGCCTGAAGCGCCCCGAGATCGCCGTGTCCTTCTTCCGGGAGATGCGCCGGTGCTGTATCTCGCCCAACATGTACACGGCCAACATGGTGTTGCGGGCCTTCTGTGCCTTGGGGCGGGTCGCCGACGCGGCCACGGTGCTCGATGAAATGCCGGATTGGGGGCTTGATAGGACGGTGGTCAGCTTCAACACGCTGATCGCAGCTTATTGTAAGGAGCATGGTGGTCTGGAACATGCGCTGGAGCTGAAGAAGAGGATGGAGCTGGAGGGGCTAGCGCCCAGTGAGGTGACCTATAACACGATCCTCCATGTGCTGTGCAAGGAGGGAAGGATGCAGCAAGCGAATCGTTTGTTGAGCGAAATGAAGGTGAAGAGGGTTGTGCCGAACACAGTGACATACAATACTCTGATTTATGGGTATGTCATGCATGGTGATAATGGCACAGCGTGGAGGGTTCATGAAGGGATGGTTAAGAATGGAGTCGAGCTTGATATCATAACTTACAATGCGCTCATTCTTGGTCTTTGCCGGGATGGGAAGATAAAAAAGGCCGTGCATTTGTTTCAGCAGCTTGACAGGTCCAAGCTTGAACCGAATGCTTCAACTTTCTCAGCGTTGATTCTTGGGCACTGTAAGGCGCAGAATTCAGAGCGAGCACTGCAACTGTTGAATGTGATGAAAAAATCTGGCTTCCATCCGAATTACGACACATATAAGATTGTTATATCTACTTTCTACAAGAATAAGGATTTTGAAGGAGCAGTGGATGTGATGAAGGAGCTTCTCGAGGTGTGCATGGCTCCTGACAAGGCCTTATTGCATGAATTCTTTGAAGCCCTCTCAAAGGCTAAAAAACTCCACCTAGCAGAAGGTCTGCAGTTAGCTGATAAAG GTAGCTGA
- the LOC123053539 gene encoding pentatricopeptide repeat-containing protein At4g26680, mitochondrial isoform X1, with translation MRPPRTLPLPHFTLPPLAGEDLAFVTALRSHLSSSPELAPSSLSRFLPQLNHLRLSHLLLSPPRVPHDVLSSLLPSPPPPLPFALLLHALTPRRSSELLASLLPSISHHAFPELLHHLILTARLAAGSRGTGAAVPAVEVLFSACARRNKLSQATLTFRAMRAHGLLPRVESCNVFISAALRLKRPEIAVSFFREMRRCCISPNMYTANMVLRAFCALGRVADAATVLDEMPDWGLDRTVVSFNTLIAAYCKEHGGLEHALELKKRMELEGLAPSEVTYNTILHVLCKEGRMQQANRLLSEMKVKRVVPNTVTYNTLIYGYVMHGDNGTAWRVHEGMVKNGVELDIITYNALILGLCRDGKIKKAVHLFQQLDRSKLEPNASTFSALILGHCKAQNSERALQLLNVMKKSGFHPNYDTYKIVISTFYKNKDFEGAVDVMKELLEVCMAPDKALLHEFFEALSKAKKLHLAEGLQLADKGGKFIPSIYYTGDYRNNGEEKTAC, from the coding sequence ATGCGGCCGCCGCGCACGCTTCCGCTGCCGCACTTCACTCTCCCGCCGCTTGCCGGCGAGGACCTCGCCTTCGTCACCGCCCTCCGCTCCCACCTCTCCTCCTCCCCGGAGCtcgcgccctcctccctctcccgcttCCTACCCCAACTCAACCACCTCCGCCTCTCACACCTCCTCCTTTCCCCGCCCCGGGTGCCCCACGAcgtcctctcctccctcctcccctcgccgccgcccccgctccccttcgccctcctcctccACGCCCTCACCCCGCGCCGCTCCTCCGAGCTCCTCGCCTCACTGCTCCCCTCCATCTCGCACCACGCCTTCCCGGAGCTCCTCCACCACCTCATCTTGACCGCTCGCCTCGCCGCCGGGAGCCGCGGCACCGGCGCCGCAGTGCCGGCCGTCGAAGTTCTCTTCTCTGCTTGCGCGCGCCGAAACAAGCTCTCTCAGGCCACGCTCACCTTCCGCGCCATGCGTGCGCATGGCCTGCTCCCGCGGGTCGAGTCCTGCAACGTCTTCATCTCCGCGGCGCTCCGCCTGAAGCGCCCCGAGATCGCCGTGTCCTTCTTCCGGGAGATGCGCCGGTGCTGTATCTCGCCCAACATGTACACGGCCAACATGGTGTTGCGGGCCTTCTGTGCCTTGGGGCGGGTCGCCGACGCGGCCACGGTGCTCGATGAAATGCCGGATTGGGGGCTTGATAGGACGGTGGTCAGCTTCAACACGCTGATCGCAGCTTATTGTAAGGAGCATGGTGGTCTGGAACATGCGCTGGAGCTGAAGAAGAGGATGGAGCTGGAGGGGCTAGCGCCCAGTGAGGTGACCTATAACACGATCCTCCATGTGCTGTGCAAGGAGGGAAGGATGCAGCAAGCGAATCGTTTGTTGAGCGAAATGAAGGTGAAGAGGGTTGTGCCGAACACAGTGACATACAATACTCTGATTTATGGGTATGTCATGCATGGTGATAATGGCACAGCGTGGAGGGTTCATGAAGGGATGGTTAAGAATGGAGTCGAGCTTGATATCATAACTTACAATGCGCTCATTCTTGGTCTTTGCCGGGATGGGAAGATAAAAAAGGCCGTGCATTTGTTTCAGCAGCTTGACAGGTCCAAGCTTGAACCGAATGCTTCAACTTTCTCAGCGTTGATTCTTGGGCACTGTAAGGCGCAGAATTCAGAGCGAGCACTGCAACTGTTGAATGTGATGAAAAAATCTGGCTTCCATCCGAATTACGACACATATAAGATTGTTATATCTACTTTCTACAAGAATAAGGATTTTGAAGGAGCAGTGGATGTGATGAAGGAGCTTCTCGAGGTGTGCATGGCTCCTGACAAGGCCTTATTGCATGAATTCTTTGAAGCCCTCTCAAAGGCTAAAAAACTCCACCTAGCAGAAGGTCTGCAGTTAGCTGATAAAGGTGGAAAGTTTATTCCATCTATCTACTATACTGGTGATTACAGGAACAACGGCGAAGAGAAAACTGCATGTTAA